From Sphingobacteriales bacterium:
TAGTTGCACCACTACACAAAATGCGGCACAACCGCAATTAACCATTAATACTTTAGAGGAGATTGCCGTTTTTGAGCTGGGGCAGTCCCAAAATGCAAACATTGTTGGTTGGCAACTTTTTCCGGACACACAACGAATTCCGGATAAAAAAACTAGTTTACAGCCCAATTTTTTCCCCGACCAAACATGGAATGATTTACCTTTCATTGGCCTTTATCCGGATAAATTAATAGCAGCACCAACCACCCAATTAGCTGATGAAAACGAAATAACACAACAAATTCCACCGCACAGCAACAAAAAAAAACCAAGCTCGTTTACATTTAACTGGCGACTTTTTTTTAGCACCATTTTAGGTTTATTGCTAACTTCGTTGGTTGCCTATGCGTTTTATATTAAATTTTTTACCAACCGCGATGCCGAAAAAGCCCAAACCGATTTGAAACTGGCCGAACAACATATAACAAACAAAAACTACAACCAAGCTATTGATTTGTTATTGCCTTACGTGCAGCAAAAACAGGTTTTAAATGGGGTGTTTACCCGCGACACTAACTATATGCCCAAAATTAGGCAGGCAATACAAGAAGCCAACCAGCAAAAATTATTTAGCCAAGCCCAAGACGAAGCTAAGGCCGGCAATACTACACAAGCGCTGCTGTGGCTAAAACAATTACTGCAACTAAACCCAAAACATAAAGAAGGTAAAAGCTTAGAGAAAAAATTAACACAGGTTGCTGCCCAAAAAGTTGCCCTACTTTTAAAACAAGCCGACTACGAAATAAAAATAAAACAGTTTGAAGAAGCAAAAAAATACCTTCTCGAAGCACTTTTGTACAACGATACAAGTCAAACTATATTAAGCAAATTAGACACCTGTAACTTTTATCTTCTTGAAATATACCAACAAACCGATACAACCTGCCTCTAACCAATCCTCTATAATTAGCTAATCAAGCAAATACATCCGAACAAGACATGAAAACCAAACCGCAAAAACAAAAATCAAACAAAGTAAATATTGTAACACTTGGCTGCTCAAAAAACTTGGTGGACAGCGAAGTATTAATGAACCAATTATATGCAAGCAAAATACCGGTAACCCACGAACAAAATAAAAGCGATGCAAATATTGTAATTGTAAATACCTGTGGTTTTGTAGATTTAGCCAAACAAGAATCAATAGATACTATTTTGGCTTATGCAGATGCAAAGGCAAGTAAACAAATAGATAAATTATATGTTACCGGATGTTTGTCGCAACGCTATAAAAATGAACTCGAAAACGAAATTCCCGAAGTAGATGGGTATTTTGGCACTTTCGATTTACCTTTTTTATTGCAAGAACTTAACGCCAACTATAAACACGAACTTATTGGCGAACGCCCCTTGCTTACAACACCTAACCATTACGCTTATCTTAAGGTTTCGGAGGGCTGTAACCGCACTTGTGCTTTTTGCGCCATACCCTTAATGCGCGGGCAGCATGTTTCTAAAACAATGGACACCATAGTTGCCGAAGCAAAAAACCTGGCCAAACAAGGGGTTAAAGAAATTATGCTAATAGCTCAGGAGCTAACTTTTTATGGCATTGATATTAGCGGAAAACGCCAACTCCCCGATTTGTTGCGCCGCCTAAATAACGAGGTCGAAGGTATTGAGTGGATACGTTTGCATTATGCTTATCCGCACAAGTTTCCACTCGAAATTATTGAGGCAATGGCTCAGTGCGAAAAAGTTTGTAATTATTTAGATATACCGCTGCAACACATAAGCGACCCTGTTTTAAAGCGTATGCGGCGTTTAATAACCCAACAAGAAACGGAACAGTTAATATTAAAAATTCGCGATATATTGCCCAATATTGCTTTGCGAACTACTATGCTTGTCGGTTTTCCGGGCGAAACCCAGCAAGATATTGACCAATTAGCTGAATTTATACAAAAAATACGTTTCGAGCGGATGGGTATTTTTCAATACTCGCACGAGGAGGGCACTTTTGCCGGTCAAAACTATCCGGATGATGTGCCACAAGAAGAGAAAGCTATGCGGGCTAATCAAATAATGGACATACAAGCAGCTATTTCGGCAGAACTTAACCAACAAAAAATTGACAACACCTATCGTGTGCTTTTTGACCGGAAGGAAAGTGATTATTTTGTTGGCCGTACCGAGTTTGACTCGCCCGAAGTGGATAACGAAGTGCTGGTTGATGCAAAAACCCAGTATGCACGTATTGGCGATTTTGCCAACGTAACCATACACGAGGCTACCGATTTTGATTTGTTTGGCTCTATTGGCTGTTAGCTATTGGCTGAGAGCTATTGGCTATTGGCTGTTAGCTTTTGGCTGTTAGCTTTTGGCTTTTGGCTTGGGGCTGTTGGCTGTTAGCTATTGGCTGATGGCTATTGGCTGATGGCTATTGGCTGTTAGCTGATGGCTGTTAGCTTTTGGCTGATGGCTATTGGCTGATGGCTATTGGCTGTTAGCTGATGGCTGTTGGCTTGGGGCTGTTGGCTTGGGGCTGTTGGCTTGGGGCTGTTGGCTTGGGGCTGTTGCTGATGGCTGTTGGCTGTTGTTGCCTTTCTAAAAATTAAAATTTAGCTGTTCTTCGGTATGTTTTTTGTGGAGTAAAGCACTGCTTTTTTTTCCTTTTATTTCAATATTTACACGATTTTGTTGTTCGGGAAAAATTGCACAGAGCAAATCATTCCGGATTTTTAATTTTTGAGGAGCTTCGTTTAGCGCACCCGATTCTAAATAACAAATAGTGTTATCAAAACCAATTTCGCTGCCAATATAATTCAGAGAAAGCACGGTGTCATTTATCCAAATTTTAAAATGGTTAGCTAAATAATCTTCAATACAATTTTCGGTATCAACGTGTATTGTATTGGGCACTAAAGCTGGTTGTTGGCATCCGGTTTTGGTTAGCGTATGTTCAAAATCATCTGAAAAAACTTGCACACTACATTCAATTGTGTTAGATTTTTCATTCCAAACAATTGTACTAAGGCTTGCGTAGTAATGGTGCGCGGCAGGTGGCTGTGTGGGTTTGGGTGGGCAAAATAAGAGTGTTAAAAAAAATAGAATAATCATAGTTAATATTTTTGCAATTACTCGGATAGGGAGCAAGCGGCTATATAGGATTCGGTAAATTAAGTAGTTCGCTAAAATTAGTTTATACTATTATTTGTGGTAATCGCCTGATAATGAACCACTTATTTCATTATTCGTTGTTAATTATTAATTGTCAATTACTTAGTTTGAATAGAGTCTTGAAAGGGTAAATATTTTTATCCGGATTTTTTATAGAACTATCACTTTTTTTACCACTGCATGTTCCCCACAACGAAACCGTAAAAAGTAAACACCCCGATTAAGATCGTTTGTTTGCCAAACCACTTCTTGTTGTCCGGAACGATTCGAAGGTGGTAAAATCATTTGAACCGATTTGCCTACCATATCAAAGGCTTCAATACTCATTAACTCGTTTTTTGGACTATCAATCCGGATTTTTACTGATGAACAAGCAGGATTGGGCGATATAGAAAACATTGTTTCGTTTAACTCTGTTCCTTTTATCCCAAGCGGTGGCAACCAAGTGTCTGTACCGTTGGTAAGCCAATCGAGGCTAAACCTTGCAAAATTTAACTGGTAGTTTTCGTATTCCCCATTTTCGTAGAATAGTCCAATTGTGCCGTCCTCAAAACTTGTAAGGGCAGAGTAGCCCGATGAGCCAGGATAAATTACCCGTTTAGTACCCCATGTTTCGCTTTCGTCGTAG
This genomic window contains:
- the rimO gene encoding 30S ribosomal protein S12 methylthiotransferase RimO, which encodes MKTKPQKQKSNKVNIVTLGCSKNLVDSEVLMNQLYASKIPVTHEQNKSDANIVIVNTCGFVDLAKQESIDTILAYADAKASKQIDKLYVTGCLSQRYKNELENEIPEVDGYFGTFDLPFLLQELNANYKHELIGERPLLTTPNHYAYLKVSEGCNRTCAFCAIPLMRGQHVSKTMDTIVAEAKNLAKQGVKEIMLIAQELTFYGIDISGKRQLPDLLRRLNNEVEGIEWIRLHYAYPHKFPLEIIEAMAQCEKVCNYLDIPLQHISDPVLKRMRRLITQQETEQLILKIRDILPNIALRTTMLVGFPGETQQDIDQLAEFIQKIRFERMGIFQYSHEEGTFAGQNYPDDVPQEEKAMRANQIMDIQAAISAELNQQKIDNTYRVLFDRKESDYFVGRTEFDSPEVDNEVLVDAKTQYARIGDFANVTIHEATDFDLFGSIGC